A stretch of the Conger conger chromosome 3, fConCon1.1, whole genome shotgun sequence genome encodes the following:
- the LOC133123544 gene encoding immunoglobulin kappa light chain-like: MTAPLYAILVFFSEVYGEYIIKKDVVQPNALVTVQRGDTVTLPCFYSNNFITYVSWFKQRLGQKPQIVAMSLNYQLSAIFFNEFGNITRFSAHRTGGIFNLTISQVEPSDSATYYCAITQYNDVTFGNGTTLMLTGPESQSRTVVLQQPESESVQPGDSVPDSVQCIVHTDTCAGEHSVYWFRQASGESPPGIIHTHGHRSDECQRSSGTVSPTQSCVYNFPKRNLSRSDAGTYYCAVATCGEILFGNGTKLHVEGKLI, translated from the exons ATGACGGCACCACTGTATGctattcttgtgtttttcagcgaAGTGT ATGGAGAATACATTATTAAGAAGGATGTAGTTCAGCCAAACGCACTGGTGACAGTTCAGCGTGGAGACACTGTGACTCTACCATGTTTCTACTCTAATAACTTTATAACCTATGTCAGCTGGTTTAAGCAACGCcttggacagaagcctcagATTGTAGCCATGTCATTGAACTATCAATTAAGtgctatattttttaatgagttTGGAAACATCACACGTTTCAGTGCTCACAGAACAGGGGGGATCTTTAACCTGACTATCTCTCAAGTAGAGCCGTCTGATTCAGCAACATACTACTGTGCTATTACACAGTACAATGATGTCACCTTTGGAAATGGAACTACTTTAATGTTGACag ggccagagtcccagagcaggacagtagtactccagcagcccgagtctgagtcagtgcagccaggagactctgtgCCTGACTCTGTGCAGTGTATAGTACACACTGAtacctgtgcaggagaacacagtgtgtaCTGGTTCAGACAGGCCTCAGGAGAGtcccctccaggaatcattcacacccatggacacaggagtgatgagtgccagaggagctctgggactgtgtctcccacacagagctgtgtctacaacttccccaagaggaacctcagccgctctgatgctgggacttactactgtgctgtggccacctgtggggagatcctgtttgggaacgGGACGAAGCTACATGTTGAGGGTAagctcatttaa